One segment of Toxoplasma gondii ME49 chromosome VI, whole genome shotgun sequence DNA contains the following:
- a CDS encoding ubiquitin family protein (encoded by transcript TGME49_240700), with product MEDHSQPRRSSHSEDSLQPRDSSPPSPLASAEDRREATLALTPADGGERNEKRETEREEASEDESKERGNSDTELEIPVTVKLINGQTTHVRVDPAISVDEWKNRLEPIVHIPPQEQRLVASGRVLQGSRCLSSYDITANCIVHLLRNRDAGGAASRSSGVSSAGQSSTRGISSSQIRDLAQTEVHPFGLGEGERDLVQQLMQSPLMQQLTDSPDFLRMVMDSNPQLQQLREQNPELNHLLSDPQIFRQSIQMARNPALLREMMRSTDRAMANIEALPGGFHALMRMYHTIQEPMYAATIDAAAADAGGASEAQRQAYEISRNACEPVEEMPNPWAPQPPSPPSETPASSQQFDRILRRGLFPVNPSSAQSNNLAFAVSPQEPLGFPVARMRVSPPRPVQNSTPAAAERTESSEAPTTRLIFGESDSGPAREAASLSAAGVPGEETGSAPEGRPEGGTADSAQGSSFRVVMDLLRSSLRNTGDMRQFEQINRSAQQGSQPPFSLGTPGLLGMLSPFSVDSSPFAAEFPPGPSNEEGREETNSLVQLSQDAETSGATALASRYAVQLDTLRSMGFTDTAQCIRALETVGGNLNRAIDLLLAQQQAPRP from the exons ATGGAGGATCACTCGCAGCCGCGCAGGTCTTCTCACTCTGAAGACTCCTTGCAGCCGAGAGACTCTTCcccgccgtctcctctcgcgtctgctgaAGATCGACGCGAGGCGACTCTGGCACTCACACCCGCAgacgggggagagagaaacgagaaacgcgagacagagcgcgaggaagcatccgaggacgagagcaaggagagagggaacagcGACACAGAGCTTGAGATTCCTGTGACAGTCAAACTGATAAATGGCCAAACAACGCACGTCCGAGTCGATCCAGCGATCTCGGTCGATGAGTGGAAAAACCGGTTGGAACCCATCGTCCATATTCCCCCTCAAGAGCAAAGACTCGTCGCTTCTGGACGAGTCTTACAG ggaagTCGGTGTCTCAGTTCTTACGACATCACAGCGAACTGCATAGTCCACCTGCTCCGCAATCGAGACGCTGGAGGCGCCGCATCCCGGTCCTCGGGAGTCTCTTCTGCAGGCCAGAGTTCGACTCGGGGCATCTCCA GCAGCCAAATTCGTGACTTGGCACAAACAGAGGTTCACCCGTTTGGACTGGGCGAGGGTGAACGAGACCTGGTGCAGCAACTGATGCAGTCTCCCTTGATGCAGCAACTCACCGACAGCCCCGACTTTCTGCGAATGGTCATGGATTCGAATCCCCAGCTCCAGCAGCTGCGCGAACAGAACCCAGAACTCAACCACTTGCTGAGCGACCCCCAG ATTTTCCGCCAGTCCATTCAGATGGCGAGGAACCCTGCTCTTCTGCGCGAGATGATGCGCAGCACAGATCGCGCTATGGCCAACATCGAGGCCCTCCCGGGG GGGTTCCACGCACTGATGCGGATGTATCACACGATCCAAGAGCCGATGTACGCTGCCACGATCGACGCGGCTGCGGCAGACGCAGGCGGAGCTTCAGAGGCGCAGCGACAGGCGTACGAAATCTCTCGGAATGCATGCGAGCCTGTCGAGGAAATGCCGAATCCTTGGG CGCCTCAGCCTCCCTCACCGCCGTCGGAAACACCTGCGTCTTCTCAGCAGTTCGACCGGATTTTGCGAAGAGGTCTTTTTcctgtcaatccttcctcCGCGCAATCAAAT aacCTTGCATTTGCGGTTTCCCCCCAAGAACCTTTGGGCTTCCCAGTTGCTCGCATGCGCgtgtctccgcctcgccCTGTGCAAAACTCGACGCCCGCTGCAGCGGAGAGGACCGAGTCAAGCGAGGCGCCCACCactcggcttatattcggagagAGTGACTCTGGACCCGCGCGTGAAGCGGCGTCGCTGTCCGCGGCTGGCGTCCCAGGGGAAGAGACTGGAAGTGCTCCCGAAGGAAGGCCGGAGGGAGGCACTGCTGACTCCGCACAAGGCTCCTCCTTCCGGGTGGTTATGGACCTCTTAAGAAGCAGCTTAAGAAACACTGGAGACATGAGGCAATTCGAACAAATCAACCG AAGTGCACAACAAGGATCGCAGCCGCCATTCTCTCTCGGGACTCCTGGACTCCTGGGGAtgttgtctcctttctcggtGGACTCATCTCCATTTGCTGCTGAGTTTCCTCCTGGACCATCaaacgaggaaggacgcgaggagacaaatTCTCTCGTACAGCTCTCTCAGGATGCAGAAACTTCAGGCGCCACAG cgCTGGCTTCTCGCTACGCAGTTCAGCTGGACACTCTGAGGTCGATGGGGTTCACAGACACAGCGCAGTGCATTCGCGCTCTCGAAACTGTTGGAG GGAACTTAAACAGAGCAATCGACCTCCTTCTTGCGCAGCAACAGGCCCCGCGGCCTTGA